The stretch of DNA GTGCAGAATAAAcgttgtttaaataaattaaatgaagatTTCTCGGGTGTTTTACGAAGGTCAGGATAGTTTACAATCATCCATGAAATAATTCCTTTATTTACAGCAATATCTTCattgaaaaaatgctttaagaaTTTAGGAAACTTGATcaaatatgtttgttattttaaaaatctgttggtgacaaattatataaataatacgtttttaaaatgtcttctttctTTATAAATACATCTTCTAAGTTTGCATTGAGAGCTTTTGCTGTAAATTTGTGACAATCTTTGAACTGAATATGATTCCTTATCATCCTTACTAAAGGTCATTATTGAACAGGCTCATTGTCCagtaacagttttgtttttatttacttctcttttctttttctgcatcgTTTCTGCTCTCCAGGAATTCAAACTCTTGGGGATCTTGGACGTCCAGAAGACGCCTTGTGCCCGAGACGCCATCCTACATGGAGCTGGAGGCTCAGTCGCTGCTGGAGTTCTTCATTTTCTGGCCACAAGTAAGTCTAAAGAAGCTGGAGGCTCTTCTAGCTCTCAGCATTACTGCACAGAGCAAAAACATGCACAATTGATTAGGTTAAAACaatgtgtttacttttttgGAATTTAATTTCAAGCCCGTACTTTAAATAGTTAACAGTGATTAAATAAGTTTTGGCGGATCAAAAATCTTCTGCACTGATGTGTGTAGTTTCATTTAAATTgctctgaataaaaacatgagaatttatgaaaatttttctaatttttttggtttcaaggccaaatatttattttattctgaaactttCCTCCCAGCGAATACAAACATTAGTTTATGTTTCATAAACTCTTCGTTCTGTCATTCTCAGGTAGAGTAAAGAGATCTTTTGATGTGGGATTTGCTGGATTTTTCCTCACCACTCTTGGATcttggtgagtt from Oryzias melastigma strain HK-1 unplaced genomic scaffold, ASM292280v2 sc02616, whole genome shotgun sequence encodes:
- the LOC112141934 gene encoding cytochrome c oxidase assembly protein COX20, mitochondrial, translating into MSGEEEDSQIKEFKLLGILDVQKTPCARDAILHGAGGSVAAGVLHFLATSRVKRSFDVGFAGFFLTTLGSWFYCRMRNAKLRVQQRLIQEGIKNKVVYEGTVLDPTKKPKPEAPSSPS